From a single Pelmatolapia mariae isolate MD_Pm_ZW linkage group LG20, Pm_UMD_F_2, whole genome shotgun sequence genomic region:
- the mfsd4ab gene encoding major facilitator superfamily domain-containing protein 4B gives MFLDERIVTLFKRNAHHTLTYWSVFFSFGLCIAFLGPTILDLQCQTNSTLSQITWVFFAQQFCLLIGSSVGGIFKRTLLTALAALFFSALVISVIFAIIPLCNNVLVLAIAMAVSGLAMGVIDTIANIQLVTIYQKDSAVFLQALHFFIGFGALVSPLIADPFLSETGCGNHTGNETEVIHHFRSMLRNSPIVEHSIPLSNLSHGVEKEESSVHYAFWIMALINLPVPIVVLYLIYREQLIPCCPSGTPRLLDKDELAMESQQGAEGPAAEQNEHEAGGHGSIFSCCQNDNLRELPLSFFMIHILGGMVLFMTDGIVGAYAGFVYTYAVAPPMSLPHKTAGYLASIFWAAITAGRLLSIPLSYRFQPVKLLIFNLAGAIVTVLMLLIFYTSSIFLFVGTCLCGLFLSSIFPCMLAYTEDILDYQGCATSVLVTSAGMGEMVMQVLVGSIIQTEGSYSFLLCGMIIACIGFILFIGLLLFHRMHRNYLTGTSKKSAMVEESATEQNGAVKTEQIDNEQNIQESPN, from the exons ATGTTTCTGGATGAGCGGATTGTAACTCTGTTCAAAAGGAATGCCCATCACACACTCACTTACTGGAGTGTTTTCTTCAGCTTTGGACTCTGCATTGCTTTTCTTGGACCTACGATTTTAGACTTGCAATGTCAAACAAACTCAACACTTAGTCAGATCACCTGGGTATTTTTTGCCCAACAGTTCTGCTTATTGATTGGCAGCTCTGTTGGTGGTATTTTCAAGAGGAC gttGTTGACCGCTCTTGCGgccttatttttttctgctcttgtcATCTCTGTAATATTTGCCATCATCCCTCTGTGCAATAATGTCCTTGTTTTGGCCATTGCCATGGCTGTGTCTGGTTTGGCAATGGGTGTCATTGACACTATTGCTAACATCCAACTGGTGACCATATATCAGAAGGACTCTGCCGTTTTCCTACAG GCTCTTCATTTTTTCATTGGGTTCGGTGCCCTAGTGAGCCCACTGATTGCAGATCCTTTCCTCTCAGAGACAGGCTGTGGGAATCACACAGGGAATGAGACTGAGGTCATACATCATTTCAGAAGCATGCTGAGAAACAGTCCAATCGTAGAACACAGCATACCTCTGAGCAACCTGTCCCATGGGGTAGAGAAAGAGGAGTCCAGTGTGCACTATGCTTTCTGGATCATGGCACTTATTAAT CTGCCTGTGCCCATTGTAGTCCTATATCTGATTTATCGAGAGCAGCTGATCCCATGTTGCCCCAGTGGCACGCCACGTCTTTTGGACAAGGATGAACTAGCAATGGAGAGCCAGCAGGGGGCCGAGGGCCCAGCTGCGGAACAGAATGAACATGAAGCTGGGG GTCATGGGAGTATCTTTAGCTGCTGTCAGAATGATAACCTGCGCGAGCTGCCTTTATCCTTCTTTATGATTCATATTCTTGGTGGGATGGTGCTTTTTATGACTGATGGTATTGTG GGTGCATATGCCGGCTTTGTGTACACCTACGCTGTGGCACCACCGATGTCCTTGCCTCATAAGACGGCTGGTTACCTGGCCAGTATCTTTTGGGCAGCTATCACTGCTGGACGTTTGCTGTCCATACCACTCTCATATCGTTTCCAGCCTGTGAAACTACTCATATTCAACCTG GCAGGAGCTATTGTTACTGTGTTGATGCTGCTCATTTTCTACACCAGCAGCATCTTTCTGTTTGTCGGGACCTGTTTATGTGGCCTCTTTCTGAGCAGCATATTCCCTTGTATGCTTGCCTACACTGAAGACATCCTTGACTACCAAG gttgtgcaACCTCTGTCCTTGTGACAAGTGCAGGGATGGGAGAGATGGTAATGCAAGTTCTTGTTGGCTCA ATTATTCAGACTGAAGGCAGCTACAGCTTCCTGCTGTGTGGAATGATAATTGCCTGCATTGGTTTTATCCTCTTTATTGGTCTCCTGCTGTTCCATCGAATGCACAGAAATTACCTCACAG GAACCTCAAAAAAGTCAGCCATGGTGGAGGAGTCAGCAACAGAGCAGAACGGGGCAGTCAAAACAGAACAGATAGACAACGAACAGAATATTCAAGAGAGCCCGAACTGA